The Trichocoleus sp. FACHB-46 genomic sequence AACCTCGCGGATCACTAGATACTCTAGACGGATTGCTTGAGTATGCTGCTCAAACTTATCTTCGCGAGCCCCAACCTGAGCCAAAATCTGCCCTACGCGATCGCGGCGAGGCTGCTTCGGTAACACGGATTAAAACTCGTGAAGCACTTCAAAAACGTTTTGGAAAAAAAGCCAAGGATTTACTAAGAAGTGATTATGAAGTTCGGGGTAGAGATAAACAAAATAAGTTCGATGTTGCAGTTGCAAATGGCAGACTTTACTTAGCTGCACATGCTATCTCTTTTGAAGTATCTGTTAGAGAGATAGTTAGAGAATCAGTACTTTGGAGGGTTTCAGATGTTAAGAAGGCACAGCCCAATTTGCCATTAGCAGTTGTGACGTTGCCACCAAAGTTAGAAAACCCTCACTATGAACACTTACAAAAGG encodes the following:
- a CDS encoding DUF3037 domain-containing protein, which translates into the protein MVNRYSIIKYVPDPIAEERINVGVIAFNEDAVQVRFLSNWDRARCFGMEDIHFLRNFAERMEDAALVGLLFPGDEPGNTPKQDRLARIAKGWINSIQFTEPRGSLDTLDGLLEYAAQTYLREPQPEPKSALRDRGEAASVTRIKTREALQKRFGKKAKDLLRSDYEVRGRDKQNKFDVAVANGRLYLAAHAISFEVSVREIVRESVLWRVSDVKKAQPNLPLAVVTLPPKLENPHYEHLQKVYLKTTENCKSFGADVIGENEVESWVSDHLVNVELLR